A stretch of Fusobacterium sp. DNA encodes these proteins:
- a CDS encoding Rad52/Rad22 family DNA repair protein has translation MEIKEIMKKLQEPFEDSEIEFRVGATNSDKTKGMALAYVQARAIQNRLDNLFGVDGWSVSYKEITAGFICSLSIKINDKWVTKEDGAPVTEFESVKGGISNAFKRTASSGFGIGRYLYNAKNMWFPIKQQGKGYVFITEPKLELNFKEERENKKNGIVIDFGKYKGMTLEEIYEKDHNYIKYLKDKAKDTEIIKACTKLIA, from the coding sequence ATGGAGATAAAGGAAATAATGAAAAAATTGCAGGAACCATTTGAAGACAGTGAAATTGAGTTCAGAGTAGGAGCAACAAATAGTGATAAGACAAAAGGAATGGCACTTGCATATGTACAAGCACGAGCAATTCAAAATAGATTAGATAATTTATTTGGAGTAGATGGATGGAGTGTATCATATAAAGAAATAACAGCAGGATTTATATGTTCCTTATCAATAAAAATAAATGATAAATGGGTTACAAAGGAAGATGGAGCACCAGTAACAGAATTTGAATCAGTAAAAGGAGGAATATCAAATGCTTTTAAAAGAACAGCTTCAAGTGGATTTGGAATAGGAAGATATCTATATAATGCAAAGAATATGTGGTTTCCAATAAAACAGCAGGGAAAAGGCTATGTATTTATAACAGAACCTAAACTTGAACTTAATTTTAAAGAAGAAAGAGAAAATAAAAAGAATGGAATTGTAATTGATTTTGGGAAATATAAAGGAATGACATTGGAAGAGATATATGAAAAAGACCATAATTATATAAAGTACTTGAAGGATAAGGCTAAGGACACAGAAATAATAAAGGCTTGTACCAAACTTATAGCATAA
- a CDS encoding siphovirus Gp157 family protein — translation MKTYKIAGAMIDTLDIFLDSDQQETDKETYEDVMEYLKEELQNKGTNILKYIRNLELETISVKTEMERLEDVKKNRENKLKSLKGYLKNILMLLDKKKIETELGNYNLRKSSKVEIIDISKLPEECLRIKQEISPDKTLIAQKMKNGEEIAGAVIVEDYNLLIK, via the coding sequence ATGAAAACTTATAAAATAGCAGGAGCTATGATTGACACACTAGACATATTTTTAGATTCAGATCAGCAGGAAACAGATAAGGAAACTTATGAAGATGTCATGGAATATTTAAAAGAAGAATTGCAAAATAAAGGTACAAATATTCTTAAGTACATAAGAAATCTTGAACTTGAAACAATATCAGTAAAAACAGAGATGGAAAGACTTGAAGATGTAAAGAAAAATCGTGAAAATAAGTTAAAATCCTTAAAAGGATATCTAAAAAATATACTCATGCTTTTAGACAAAAAGAAGATAGAAACAGAACTTGGAAACTATAATCTGAGGAAATCAAGCAAAGTAGAAATTATTGATATATCAAAACTTCCAGAAGAATGTTTAAGGATAAAGCAGGAAATATCACCTGATAAAACATTAATAGCCCAGAAGATGAAAAATGGGGAAGAAATAGCAGGAGCAGTAATTGTGGAGGACTATAATCTGCTTATAAAATAA
- a CDS encoding DUF960 family protein — MENIYLTRNVRENLDLRILAKIMEILREKIRTDQNIDYFQIFEVTEDTLINKQEVPEEKKEYKLNFKIQSKEKIWAVQGIDEIVGKYWTIMYPEEY, encoded by the coding sequence ATGGAAAATATATATTTAACAAGAAATGTAAGAGAGAATCTTGATTTGAGAATATTAGCAAAAATAATGGAAATACTTAGAGAAAAAATAAGAACAGATCAAAATATAGACTATTTTCAGATATTTGAAGTGACTGAAGATACTTTAATAAATAAGCAGGAAGTACCAGAAGAAAAGAAGGAATATAAACTGAATTTTAAAATTCAGAGTAAAGAAAAGATTTGGGCAGTTCAAGGAATTGATGAAATAGTAGGAAAATACTGGACTATTATGTATCCAGAAGAGTATTAG
- a CDS encoding zinc ribbon domain-containing protein, with protein sequence MLFVHSVILSVITSFIGMFLLIDGTSIWTRSLTFLTIFLGSMAAISLCEIFKQNYYEKMPQNFITDIFINYGIHICSVIFPLIINLMIAMLNGTMGMYSMMLGESGISRIIELIWIIPSVVFGITFTVIAYPKDSMGIINKIEEKLKKTKENAKPSLVSTTEKKYCKNCSTEIDSNTKFCPNCGREISK encoded by the coding sequence ATGTTATTTGTTCATTCAGTTATATTATCAGTAATAACAAGTTTTATAGGAATGTTTTTATTAATAGATGGGACATCTATTTGGACAAGAAGCTTAACTTTTTTAACAATATTTTTAGGAAGTATGGCAGCTATAAGTTTATGTGAAATATTTAAACAAAATTACTATGAAAAAATGCCACAAAATTTTATTACAGATATTTTTATTAATTATGGAATTCATATTTGTTCAGTTATATTTCCATTAATAATTAATTTAATGATTGCTATGCTAAATGGAACTATGGGAATGTATTCTATGATGTTGGGAGAAAGTGGAATTTCAAGAATTATTGAATTAATATGGATTATACCTTCAGTAGTATTTGGAATTACATTTACTGTAATAGCTTATCCAAAAGATTCTATGGGAATTATTAATAAAATAGAGGAAAAATTGAAAAAAACAAAAGAAAATGCAAAACCATCATTAGTTTCTACTACTGAGAAAAAATATTGTAAGAACTGTAGTACTGAGATTGATTCTAATACGAAATTCTGTCCAAACTGTGGGAGAGAAATATCAAAATAA
- a CDS encoding ArdC-like ssDNA-binding domain-containing protein has product MKEKENSFQKVLEELKAGIDIKIKDFVDNSQELKEFIKFRRRHFYSYSVRNSILIYKQNPLASFVAGYKKWEELGYCISKGNKGIKILIPLIRKNFEEESEELHVYGYKYCNVFDISQTKAGENAVIIPHIDTSLKIGEHSQYNSDRLYNKTKEIIEQYTIVKEVENLGRARGMTDGEKIYVVETDYTAMTGTLAHEFIHFMNHFKKERKKINKNEEETEAELGAMIYGSYFNLDISGKYKYLAGYRKGVDLGKCFNTALKTFELLIYGNEGLNDILMEE; this is encoded by the coding sequence ATGAAGGAGAAAGAAAATAGTTTCCAAAAAGTATTAGAAGAGCTTAAAGCAGGAATAGATATTAAAATAAAAGACTTTGTGGATAATTCACAGGAACTGAAGGAATTCATAAAATTTAGGAGAAGACACTTTTATTCATATAGTGTAAGAAATAGTATATTGATATATAAACAAAATCCTCTGGCATCATTTGTAGCAGGATATAAGAAATGGGAAGAACTTGGATATTGTATATCAAAAGGCAATAAAGGAATAAAAATATTAATTCCTCTTATTAGAAAAAATTTTGAAGAAGAATCGGAGGAATTACATGTATATGGATATAAATACTGTAATGTATTTGATATATCACAGACAAAAGCAGGAGAAAATGCAGTGATAATACCACATATAGATACAAGTTTAAAGATAGGAGAACATAGCCAGTATAATTCAGACAGACTATATAATAAAACTAAAGAGATAATAGAACAGTATACTATTGTGAAAGAAGTAGAAAACCTTGGAAGAGCAAGAGGAATGACGGATGGAGAGAAGATATATGTAGTAGAAACTGATTATACAGCTATGACAGGAACTTTAGCACATGAGTTTATACATTTTATGAATCACTTTAAAAAAGAAAGAAAAAAGATTAATAAAAATGAAGAGGAAACAGAAGCGGAATTAGGAGCCATGATATATGGTTCCTATTTTAATTTAGACATATCAGGAAAATATAAATATCTCGCTGGATATAGAAAAGGAGTGGATTTAGGAAAGTGTTTTAATACTGCGCTGAAAACCTTTGAGCTTCTTATATATGGAAATGAAGGTCTAAATGATATATTGATGGAGGAATAG